One genomic segment of Bacillota bacterium includes these proteins:
- a CDS encoding glycosyltransferase, with translation MSGVRVAMFSDSYTPYVSGVVRSILLLKRELERMGHEVTVFAPDYPGVSPEEDRAAHVIRLPSLPAPTQPDFHVPIPWAPGITRRLRRLEVEVVHSHSPFVAGGVAAAAARRLGLPLVFTYHTRYDLYTHYAPIDGPLTRRVVAEWATFYANSADQVIAPSPSLARWLREQGVTAPVRVIPGGIDLEALGAGDPEWLRRRLGLDPAARIVLYAGRLGQEKNLDLLFRAFERVAEARPAAHLALAGDGTERRRLEAWAARPPLAGRVHFLGTLAPEELRHAYHGATCLAFPSSSETQGLVLAEAMGAGLPPVAVAAPASRDTVRDGVDGLLVPPDSDEALAAAILRLLDDPRLRALLASEARRRAEAFSARRTSEQVLAAYEAALASALRL, from the coding sequence GGAGCTGGAGCGGATGGGCCACGAGGTGACCGTCTTCGCGCCCGACTACCCCGGCGTCTCGCCCGAGGAGGACCGGGCCGCGCACGTGATCCGGCTGCCCTCGCTGCCCGCGCCCACCCAGCCCGACTTCCACGTGCCCATCCCCTGGGCGCCCGGCATCACGCGCCGGCTCCGCCGGCTGGAGGTGGAGGTGGTCCACAGCCACTCGCCCTTCGTCGCCGGCGGCGTGGCGGCCGCGGCGGCGCGGCGGCTGGGCCTGCCGCTGGTCTTCACCTACCATACGCGCTACGACCTCTACACCCATTACGCGCCCATCGACGGCCCGCTGACGCGACGCGTGGTGGCCGAATGGGCCACCTTCTACGCCAACTCCGCCGACCAGGTCATCGCCCCCTCGCCCTCGCTGGCCCGCTGGCTGCGCGAGCAGGGGGTGACGGCGCCGGTGCGGGTGATCCCGGGCGGCATCGACCTGGAGGCGCTCGGCGCCGGCGACCCGGAGTGGCTCCGCCGCCGGCTCGGCCTCGACCCGGCCGCGCGCATCGTCCTTTACGCCGGACGCCTGGGACAGGAGAAGAACCTCGACCTCCTCTTCCGCGCCTTCGAGCGGGTGGCGGAGGCACGGCCCGCCGCCCACCTGGCGCTGGCGGGCGACGGGACGGAGCGGCGCCGCCTGGAGGCCTGGGCGGCGCGGCCGCCGCTGGCGGGGCGGGTCCACTTCCTGGGCACGCTGGCGCCCGAGGAGCTGCGCCACGCCTACCACGGCGCCACCTGCCTCGCCTTCCCCTCCAGTAGCGAGACGCAGGGGCTGGTACTGGCCGAGGCCATGGGCGCCGGACTGCCGCCGGTGGCCGTGGCCGCGCCCGCCAGCCGGGACACCGTCCGCGACGGCGTGGACGGGCTGCTCGTGCCACCGGATTCGGACGAGGCGCTGGCGGCGGCCATCCTCCGCCTGCTGGACGACCCCCGCCTGCGCGCGCTCCTGGCCAGCGAGGCGAGGCGGCGCGCCGAGGCCTTCTCCGCGCGGAGGACGAGCGAGCAGGTGCTGGCCGCCTACGAGGCGGCGCTCGCCTCCGCCCTCCGCCTGTGA